One Atribacteraceae bacterium DNA segment encodes these proteins:
- a CDS encoding M42 family metallopeptidase — MNTERLDFLREMINTPSPSGYEERIQTVFHKRVETSVNRFFKDVHGNACGILNPESAFRVMLAGHCDEIGLMVNYITEQGFIHFRSIGGIDAQLTPGQRVIIHAARGPVLGVIGKRPIHLIEEKERLKVVKIEEQWIDIGGCDRQEVMRLVSVGDPITFAAGFEPLNGTRVVGRGFDDRAGTFVVAEALLSINRAALRCAVYGVSTVQEEIGLRGAKTSAFAIDPHLGIAIDVTFASDCPDVDKRKVGEIALGKGPVLGRGPNINRRLFERMIQVAEKHGIPYQVQAEPRATGTDANAIQVNKGGVVTALVGIPNRYMHTPSEVVDLEDLDNTINLLARILESIDGQEDWTP, encoded by the coding sequence TTGAATACGGAAAGACTCGATTTTCTTCGCGAAATGATCAATACTCCCAGTCCGTCCGGTTATGAAGAAAGAATACAAACTGTTTTTCATAAACGGGTCGAGACTTCGGTGAACCGGTTTTTCAAAGATGTACACGGTAACGCCTGCGGAATACTCAACCCGGAAAGCGCTTTTCGGGTCATGTTGGCCGGTCATTGTGATGAAATTGGTTTGATGGTTAATTATATCACCGAACAAGGTTTCATCCATTTTCGGAGTATCGGTGGTATCGACGCCCAACTCACACCCGGGCAGCGAGTGATTATTCATGCTGCCCGGGGACCGGTCTTGGGAGTGATTGGTAAGCGGCCGATACACCTGATCGAAGAGAAAGAGCGTTTGAAAGTGGTCAAAATCGAAGAACAGTGGATCGATATTGGGGGATGCGACCGACAGGAGGTAATGAGACTGGTTTCGGTCGGTGACCCGATTACGTTCGCGGCCGGTTTCGAACCGCTGAACGGGACCCGGGTGGTGGGAAGGGGTTTTGATGACCGGGCCGGGACCTTCGTGGTTGCGGAGGCTCTTTTATCAATCAATCGCGCTGCCCTGCGGTGTGCCGTATATGGGGTCAGCACCGTTCAGGAGGAGATTGGTTTACGGGGCGCAAAAACCAGCGCCTTTGCCATAGATCCGCACCTGGGGATCGCCATCGATGTCACTTTTGCTTCCGATTGTCCCGACGTCGATAAACGGAAAGTCGGTGAGATTGCGCTGGGCAAAGGCCCGGTTCTCGGACGAGGCCCCAACATCAATCGCCGGCTTTTTGAACGGATGATCCAAGTCGCCGAAAAACACGGGATCCCTTACCAGGTCCAGGCTGAACCTCGGGCGACGGGGACCGACGCTAATGCGATTCAGGTCAATAAAGGCGGTGTGGTAACCGCTCTTGTGGGAATCCCCAACCGGTATATGCATACACCGTCTGAGGTGGTGGACCTGGAGGATCTGGATAACACGATTAACCTTCTGGCTCGCATCCTGGAGAGTATCGATGGTCAGGAGGACTGGACTCCGTGA
- the galT gene encoding galactose-1-phosphate uridylyltransferase: MSQLRKDPVVGRWVIVATDRSPKPYDFATSVELRKPGPCAFCETMESYTPREIWSARSPQTLPNNPGWQVRVVPNKFPALRLEEWTPFTVDNGYENMGGFGAHEVIIETPAHDLELVDLPIDHFQKVFLAYRERMRDLENDQRIQYCLIFKNQGALAGASIQHAHSQLIAVPVVPKRVKEELFGSRDYYGNKGTCIFCDTINRELSILERVVYQNERFIATVPYAPRFPFEIWVLPLEHAAHFSQTDERDLAALSEVMQNTLRAVKNTLDDPPFNMLLHVAPYSRNGENPDELSYHWHIEILPSLTKVAGFEWGTGFYINPVIPEEAALLLRDSLKTE, encoded by the coding sequence ATGTCCCAGCTTAGAAAAGATCCGGTTGTCGGCCGCTGGGTGATCGTGGCGACCGACAGAAGCCCGAAGCCTTATGACTTCGCAACGTCTGTTGAATTGAGAAAGCCCGGTCCGTGCGCATTTTGTGAGACTATGGAATCATATACCCCTCGGGAAATCTGGAGCGCTCGGTCACCTCAGACCCTACCCAACAACCCGGGCTGGCAAGTCAGGGTGGTCCCGAACAAGTTCCCGGCTCTGCGCTTGGAAGAATGGACACCATTTACGGTGGATAACGGCTATGAAAATATGGGCGGCTTTGGCGCTCATGAGGTAATCATCGAAACTCCCGCCCATGATCTGGAGTTGGTGGACCTCCCGATCGACCACTTCCAAAAGGTGTTTTTAGCTTATCGGGAACGCATGAGAGACCTGGAAAATGATCAACGAATCCAGTACTGCCTGATTTTTAAGAATCAAGGCGCCTTGGCCGGCGCCTCGATCCAGCATGCTCATTCCCAGCTCATTGCCGTCCCGGTGGTTCCCAAAAGAGTGAAAGAGGAATTGTTCGGGTCCCGAGACTATTACGGGAATAAGGGAACCTGTATTTTTTGCGATACGATTAATAGAGAATTAAGTATCCTGGAAAGAGTAGTGTATCAGAATGAACGGTTTATCGCCACCGTTCCCTACGCTCCCCGCTTTCCTTTCGAGATATGGGTTTTACCGCTTGAACACGCCGCTCATTTTTCCCAAACCGATGAACGGGATCTGGCGGCGTTGTCCGAGGTTATGCAAAATACACTCCGGGCCGTGAAAAATACACTGGATGATCCTCCCTTCAACATGCTCCTGCATGTTGCCCCCTATAGCCGCAACGGGGAGAATCCCGATGAACTGAGTTATCACTGGCATATTGAAATTCTTCCCTCTTTGACCAAAGTAGCCGGTTTTGAATGGGGCACCGGGTTTTATATCAATCCAGTCATTCCCGAGGAAGCAGCCCTGTTGTTGAGGGATAGCCTCAAAACGGAATGA
- a CDS encoding glucose-1-phosphate adenylyltransferase family protein produces the protein MAVRYALILAGGKEDRLSVLSLERAKAAVPYGSFYRLIDFALSNCVNSGIFDIGILTQYQPRSLIEHIGVGRPWDLDRKRGGVELLQPFLSRTARGWYRGTGDALFQNLNIIDRRDIENLLVLSGDHAYMMDYNPLMDFHRDRNADITLVVTRIKKEEGNRFGILEIDANGWVTGFEEKPENPRTDIAFMGVYIFRYDFLRRKLTENAREDKYDLVDHVIVESLGKASIQAYYYNDCWWDAGSLKAYWEANMHLLEPLPRFNLYNPHWVIFTNRPQYPPVFLADSTLVQSSIIGEGSVIRGEVRNSLIFSGVVVEKGARLINSIVFNDSIIKSGAYIEMSILDKNVVVGEGTVVGYGGDYRCNEVRPDLLNWGVNLIGKGTVLPAGFMIERNCLVGIGLLEKRFTGRSSLSSGSSFM, from the coding sequence GTGGCTGTAAGATATGCTCTGATCCTGGCCGGTGGAAAGGAAGACCGGCTTAGTGTGCTTTCTTTGGAACGAGCCAAGGCAGCGGTACCTTACGGGAGTTTTTACCGCTTGATTGACTTTGCCCTAAGTAACTGTGTGAACTCCGGGATTTTCGATATTGGAATTTTGACCCAGTACCAACCCCGTTCGCTTATCGAGCATATCGGGGTAGGGCGGCCTTGGGATCTTGACCGAAAAAGGGGGGGAGTGGAACTCTTGCAACCGTTCCTGAGCCGGACGGCGAGGGGTTGGTACCGGGGTACCGGTGACGCGCTTTTTCAAAATTTGAATATCATCGATAGGCGGGATATCGAAAATCTCCTGGTTTTGTCCGGAGATCATGCGTATATGATGGACTACAATCCGCTCATGGATTTTCACCGGGATCGGAACGCGGATATCACTTTGGTCGTTACCCGCATCAAGAAAGAAGAAGGGAACCGTTTCGGTATTCTGGAGATCGACGCCAATGGATGGGTGACCGGTTTTGAGGAAAAACCGGAAAACCCCCGGACCGATATCGCCTTTATGGGAGTTTACATTTTCCGGTATGATTTCCTCCGACGAAAACTCACGGAGAATGCCCGTGAGGACAAGTATGATCTGGTGGATCACGTGATTGTCGAAAGCCTGGGAAAAGCCTCCATCCAAGCGTATTATTATAACGACTGCTGGTGGGACGCCGGCAGTCTCAAGGCGTACTGGGAAGCGAACATGCACCTTTTGGAGCCGCTTCCCCGTTTTAACTTATACAACCCCCATTGGGTGATCTTTACCAATCGGCCTCAGTATCCTCCCGTGTTTTTAGCCGATAGCACGCTAGTTCAATCGAGTATTATCGGTGAAGGAAGCGTCATTCGTGGTGAAGTAAGAAATTCGCTGATTTTTTCCGGAGTGGTTGTCGAAAAAGGCGCTCGGTTGATCAATTCGATCGTTTTTAACGATTCGATCATCAAGTCCGGAGCCTATATCGAAATGAGCATCCTGGACAAAAACGTCGTCGTTGGTGAAGGAACGGTCGTTGGTTATGGGGGTGACTACCGGTGCAATGAAGTGCGGCCCGACCTCCTCAACTGGGGGGTTAATTTGATAGGCAAAGGGACAGTTTTGCCGGCCGGATTCATGATTGAGCGGAACTGTTTGGTAGGGATCGGCCTACTGGAGAAACGTTTTACCGGCAGATCGTCATTGAGTAGCGGCTCCTCTTTCATGTAA
- a CDS encoding peptidyl-prolyl cis-trans isomerase, producing MKNILCWLWVFVFLFLLVVGGSVVLAQNDTAKVQDNPVVAKVNGEPIYLADLQEIWDEMPENDRRQFPRGFQDLLEQWIRQHLLAQAAREQGIDQEPAILKKIENLTRQILVHEYINREIVGRVEVSDQQIESEYQANPALYTAPESRKIRHIMLNSQEDADQVLQGLREGRDFSEIAREWSIAPDAQSGGDMGFVQRGDLGPDIEETVFNLTEGSFSEVIKSDYGFHVFFVEESREARIKELSEVREEIASRLLPRMQQEAFETMIGDLKNRAEIAIIEENLPPAVVTESTE from the coding sequence ATGAAGAATATACTTTGTTGGCTATGGGTTTTCGTTTTTTTGTTTTTACTTGTGGTTGGCGGAAGTGTTGTCTTAGCACAGAACGATACGGCAAAGGTTCAAGACAATCCGGTAGTGGCCAAGGTTAATGGAGAGCCGATTTATCTGGCTGACCTTCAGGAAATCTGGGATGAAATGCCAGAAAATGATCGACGGCAATTTCCCCGGGGATTCCAAGATCTTTTGGAACAATGGATACGCCAGCACCTTTTGGCCCAGGCAGCCCGGGAACAGGGAATTGACCAAGAACCGGCAATTCTTAAAAAGATAGAAAATCTGACCCGCCAGATTCTGGTCCATGAATATATAAATCGGGAGATCGTTGGGCGGGTGGAGGTTTCCGACCAGCAAATCGAAAGCGAATACCAGGCCAATCCGGCGTTATATACCGCTCCTGAATCCCGAAAAATCAGGCATATCATGCTGAATTCGCAAGAGGATGCCGACCAAGTCCTGCAAGGGCTCCGGGAAGGAAGAGATTTTTCAGAAATAGCCCGAGAATGGTCGATCGCTCCCGACGCTCAAAGCGGAGGAGACATGGGCTTTGTTCAGCGAGGGGACCTGGGACCTGATATCGAGGAAACGGTTTTTAACCTAACAGAAGGCTCTTTTAGTGAAGTGATTAAATCCGATTACGGGTTTCATGTATTTTTCGTTGAGGAAAGTCGTGAAGCGCGGATAAAGGAGCTCAGCGAGGTAAGGGAGGAGATTGCCTCCCGACTTTTACCAAGAATGCAGCAAGAAGCATTTGAAACCATGATCGGAGATCTCAAGAATCGTGCGGAAATTGCCATCATTGAAGAAAATCTGCCACCGGCAGTAGTAACTGAATCCACCGAATAG
- a CDS encoding TldD/PmbA family protein — protein MLEILDDLFRLPRNGEHLEVRLEKSMLTRISFQNGNLLRIKEERSQGGSIRVCNPRHGWVFRSFQGWDELELKVRELLGCAVSLPENPSNLVQTAAVIGHFPVLLVDDFREKQLTDKLTPLKRYASILNKESPEIVNSAVEYRDAFRQVYLANSDGTRVSSENPDIAVHFTATARRGDTIEVYSDGIAGKAGFEKILDCETLGTAVAKRAVSFLDAPSVKGGVYDCILDPVLAGVFIHEAFGHLSEADFVYRNEKMKTLMTRGKALASPILSVFDDAGVDGLRGSYPCDDEGVVPKKTFLITQGILTSRLHSRETAFCMNEEPTGNARTISYRHRPIVRMSNTGILPGSDSRETLFRGIDRGIYAIECLGGNTALELFTFSAAYGYLIENGEPVRLVKNIILSGNLFDTLKKIDGVGNDFQWNELGGCGKGAQMGLPTPTGSPHLRLREVLIGGHDDG, from the coding sequence GTGCTGGAAATTCTGGACGATCTTTTTCGGTTGCCCCGGAATGGTGAGCATTTGGAAGTACGCCTGGAAAAGAGTATGCTGACCCGCATTTCTTTTCAAAACGGCAATCTGCTCAGGATAAAGGAAGAGCGTTCCCAGGGAGGGTCTATTCGAGTTTGCAACCCGCGACACGGTTGGGTTTTTCGTTCTTTTCAGGGATGGGACGAACTGGAACTGAAGGTGAGAGAGTTGCTGGGATGCGCCGTATCGCTTCCGGAAAATCCAAGTAATCTTGTCCAAACTGCGGCGGTGATCGGACATTTCCCGGTTCTTCTCGTTGATGATTTTCGGGAAAAACAGTTGACGGACAAATTGACTCCTCTCAAACGGTACGCCTCCATATTGAACAAGGAGTCCCCGGAGATCGTGAATTCCGCGGTTGAATACCGGGATGCTTTCCGGCAAGTCTATTTGGCCAACTCAGACGGTACCCGGGTCTCCTCTGAAAATCCGGATATTGCTGTACATTTTACCGCGACAGCCCGGCGTGGTGATACTATTGAGGTTTATTCCGACGGGATAGCCGGGAAAGCCGGGTTTGAGAAGATCCTCGATTGTGAAACGTTGGGGACGGCTGTTGCCAAACGGGCCGTGAGCTTTCTGGACGCACCTTCGGTCAAGGGTGGAGTCTATGATTGTATCCTGGATCCGGTTTTGGCCGGTGTTTTCATTCACGAAGCGTTCGGACACTTGAGCGAGGCGGACTTTGTCTATCGTAACGAGAAAATGAAAACGCTCATGACCAGAGGGAAGGCTCTGGCTTCACCAATTTTGAGCGTTTTCGACGATGCCGGAGTTGACGGCTTGCGAGGCTCATATCCTTGCGATGATGAAGGGGTGGTTCCCAAAAAAACCTTTCTGATTACCCAAGGTATCCTGACCAGCCGGCTCCATTCGCGGGAAACGGCTTTCTGCATGAACGAAGAGCCAACGGGAAACGCCAGAACCATTTCCTACCGGCATAGACCGATCGTTCGGATGAGCAATACCGGTATTCTTCCCGGGAGTGATTCCCGGGAAACGCTTTTCCGGGGAATCGACCGTGGCATTTATGCGATTGAATGCCTGGGTGGCAATACCGCTCTGGAGTTGTTTACTTTTTCCGCCGCATACGGATATCTTATTGAAAACGGGGAACCGGTCCGGCTGGTGAAAAACATCATTCTAAGCGGTAACCTTTTCGATACTTTAAAAAAAATTGATGGTGTTGGAAATGATTTTCAATGGAATGAACTCGGCGGATGTGGTAAGGGAGCGCAGATGGGGCTCCCAACGCCAACCGGAAGCCCTCACCTTCGTTTGCGGGAGGTTTTGATCGGAGGCCACGACGATGGATGA